One Lysinibacillus sp. OF-1 DNA segment encodes these proteins:
- a CDS encoding MBL fold metallo-hydrolase yields MIQFQKDNITVFQSALYMTTSAIIQTNEAIIMTDPNWLPSEIGEIQAYINNMKGDKQLYIIYTHSDFDHIIGSGAFPGAKVIASKQFDKNPNKAKSIQKIKQFDQSYYIQRSYSPVYPTVDIVVSEDGQTLELDSITMTFYQAPGHTNDGLFTVIEPYGLFLSGDYLSDIEFPFIFSSYKDYVNTIRKAEDILLHHQITTHIPGHGTTTQNQQEIQNRIHFSKHYLAQLPQDNEELEKCLREEYSFFEGMKSIHTDNKKMVNKECSEENL; encoded by the coding sequence ATGATTCAATTCCAAAAAGATAATATTACTGTTTTTCAAAGTGCATTGTATATGACTACTTCGGCTATCATTCAAACGAATGAAGCGATAATTATGACAGATCCTAATTGGTTACCTAGCGAAATTGGAGAAATTCAGGCTTACATAAACAACATGAAAGGTGATAAGCAACTATATATTATTTACACTCATAGCGATTTTGACCATATTATTGGTTCAGGGGCCTTTCCAGGAGCAAAGGTAATTGCATCTAAACAATTTGATAAAAACCCGAACAAAGCAAAAAGCATTCAAAAAATCAAACAATTTGATCAAAGCTATTATATACAGAGGAGCTATTCTCCTGTATATCCAACAGTAGATATTGTCGTTTCAGAGGATGGGCAAACATTAGAGTTAGATTCGATAACTATGACATTTTATCAAGCACCTGGTCATACGAATGATGGTTTATTTACAGTGATAGAGCCGTATGGGCTATTTCTTTCGGGAGATTACTTGTCAGATATTGAGTTTCCTTTCATTTTTAGCAGTTATAAAGACTATGTCAATACTATTCGTAAAGCTGAAGATATTTTACTGCATCATCAAATAACAACCCATATACCAGGACACGGAACGACAACACAGAACCAACAAGAAATCCAAAATAGGATTCATTTTTCTAAACATTACTTAGCACAGCTTCCGCAGGATAACGAAGAGTTAGAGAAATGTTTAAGGGAAGAGTATTCGTTTTTTGAAGGAATGAAAAGCATTCATACTGACAATAAAAAGATGGTCAATAAAGAATGTTCAGAAGAGAATCTGTAG
- a CDS encoding MFS transporter — protein MHNSQLSKRHWLLILTLTLLTFVLGTSEFVIVGILTDISSSLQMTNAKAGTLVSAFAITFAIATPLVMSATSHFPKRKWMLFLILSFIVLNAFCVISTSYIMLLVLRIMTAIVTGVLISLAMIVASETMPINKRGLAISFVFGGFTLANVVGVPIGIVIAGWYGWNATFMLTTFLGGLAFLASFFVLPNQLSQVRSSIRDQFSLMIKPRILMAFFIPALGFGATYAVFTYLVPILKGMGAPNNSISLILFGYGFISIFSNILASKIASHNAIGRLRFVFLVQAIVLTSLFWTTNHFILGLVNIGLMSLMAILLTTSTQLYLIDLAEIYQPSAKGLAASLMPVASNVGIAFGSALGGIVYHQGNLMNVTWVGGIVAVCASLLTFLSHHLDQKLEKSA, from the coding sequence ATGCACAACTCACAATTATCCAAGCGACATTGGTTACTCATTTTAACACTTACGTTATTGACATTTGTACTAGGGACAAGCGAATTTGTTATAGTCGGAATCTTAACTGATATTTCCTCAAGCCTTCAAATGACTAATGCAAAAGCAGGCACACTTGTTTCTGCATTTGCCATTACATTTGCTATTGCCACACCACTAGTGATGTCAGCAACAAGTCATTTTCCAAAGCGTAAATGGATGTTGTTTTTGATCCTTTCTTTCATCGTCCTCAATGCTTTTTGCGTCATTTCAACGAGCTACATCATGCTGCTTGTACTTCGTATTATGACAGCGATTGTAACAGGAGTATTAATCTCTCTAGCCATGATTGTTGCAAGCGAAACCATGCCGATAAACAAACGCGGACTTGCTATATCATTCGTTTTTGGTGGTTTCACACTAGCAAATGTCGTAGGAGTACCAATTGGTATTGTAATCGCAGGCTGGTATGGTTGGAATGCCACTTTCATGTTAACAACCTTTCTAGGTGGTTTGGCGTTTTTGGCATCCTTTTTTGTCTTACCTAATCAACTCAGCCAAGTACGTAGTTCGATACGGGATCAGTTTTCTTTAATGATCAAGCCGCGTATTTTAATGGCCTTTTTCATTCCTGCTCTAGGATTTGGGGCAACTTACGCTGTCTTTACGTACCTTGTTCCTATTTTGAAGGGAATGGGAGCACCAAATAATTCTATTAGTCTAATCTTATTTGGTTATGGGTTTATTTCGATTTTCAGCAATATCCTCGCCAGTAAAATTGCCAGTCATAATGCTATCGGTCGCCTTCGCTTTGTTTTTCTTGTGCAGGCTATTGTTCTGACAAGTTTATTTTGGACTACAAATCATTTTATTTTAGGGCTGGTCAATATTGGCTTAATGTCATTAATGGCTATCCTCTTAACAACATCTACTCAGCTTTATTTAATAGACCTCGCTGAAATTTACCAACCCAGTGCGAAAGGATTGGCTGCTTCACTTATGCCTGTAGCAAGTAACGTAGGTATCGCTTTTGGTTCTGCATTAGGTGGAATTGTTTATCATCAGGGAAATTTAATGAATGTTACATGGGTCGGTGGGATTGTTGCCGTCTGTGCAAGTTTGCTAACTTTTCTTAGTCACCATTTAGATCAAAAACTAGAGAAATCAGCATAA
- a CDS encoding VUT family protein, with amino-acid sequence MRILFYLLSIVIANVVTAAFAPLHFGMFIVPMGTFLIGATFIFRDLVQNKYGRAKTYLFIITALILSAVVSFLLGDTLLIVVASALSFVVAETADTEIYTRLKLPMAWRVFYSGLVGGFLDSAIFVVIGLSPLGANILPWEAVPSAIFGQIIVKTIIQMFGAMILNQVGTMKEKHLITG; translated from the coding sequence ATGAGAATATTGTTTTATTTATTATCTATTGTCATCGCTAATGTAGTAACGGCAGCATTTGCACCATTGCACTTTGGTATGTTTATTGTTCCAATGGGGACGTTTTTAATTGGGGCAACCTTTATTTTTCGGGACCTTGTACAAAATAAATATGGTAGAGCAAAGACGTATTTATTTATTATTACAGCTTTAATTTTATCAGCAGTAGTGTCATTCCTACTGGGGGATACACTTTTGATTGTGGTAGCGTCAGCACTATCATTTGTTGTCGCTGAAACAGCTGATACAGAAATCTATACTCGATTAAAATTACCAATGGCTTGGCGTGTGTTCTACAGTGGTCTTGTTGGAGGATTTTTGGATTCTGCAATTTTCGTAGTAATCGGCTTGAGTCCACTTGGAGCTAATATATTACCTTGGGAAGCCGTACCATCCGCCATTTTCGGACAAATTATTGTGAAGACAATTATTCAAATGTTTGGCGCAATGATTTTAAATCAAGTTGGTACAATGAAAGAAAAACATCTAATTACAGGATAA
- the queE gene encoding 7-carboxy-7-deazaguanine synthase QueE: protein MSKVPVIEIFGPTIQGEGMVVGQKTMFVRTAGCDYSCSWCDSSFTWDGSGKHLIVQMTAEEIWTELKRLGGNGFSFVTVSGGNPALNPHLAELIAILKENNIKIGVETQGSRWQKWMHEIDELTISPKPPSSGMTTDYSVLSYIFEKLKNQNSNHHISLKIVVFNQEDYDYAKQIHHRYPMIPFYLQVGNDDLMTTDNSQLIMHLLDKYHALIDRVMKDEELRDVKVLPQLHALVWGNKRGV, encoded by the coding sequence GTGAGTAAGGTACCTGTTATCGAGATTTTTGGACCGACGATTCAAGGTGAAGGGATGGTAGTTGGCCAGAAGACAATGTTTGTGAGAACTGCAGGTTGTGATTATTCCTGTTCTTGGTGTGATTCATCGTTTACTTGGGATGGCAGTGGAAAGCATCTGATTGTCCAAATGACAGCGGAAGAGATTTGGACTGAGTTGAAACGTCTTGGAGGCAATGGCTTCTCATTTGTCACGGTTTCAGGCGGCAATCCTGCACTCAATCCACATTTAGCTGAGCTCATTGCCATTTTAAAAGAAAACAACATAAAAATTGGGGTGGAAACACAGGGAAGTAGGTGGCAAAAATGGATGCATGAGATTGATGAACTGACCATTTCTCCAAAGCCACCTAGTTCTGGAATGACCACAGACTATTCGGTGCTCTCATATATCTTCGAAAAGCTTAAAAATCAAAACAGTAATCACCATATATCTCTCAAAATAGTCGTTTTTAATCAAGAGGATTACGATTATGCTAAACAAATTCACCATCGATATCCAATGATTCCTTTTTATCTTCAAGTCGGTAATGATGATCTCATGACAACTGACAATTCACAATTAATTATGCATTTATTGGATAAATATCATGCATTGATTGATAGAGTGATGAAGGATGAAGAATTAAGAGATGTTAAAGTACTACCACAGTTACATGCCCTTGTTTGGGGAAATAAAAGAGGCGTATAG
- the queD gene encoding 6-carboxytetrahydropterin synthase QueD codes for MLDFKIVDKLQKIDEDIQRDQLNYHAKRVLVSKEFTFDAAHHLHHYEGKCKNLHGHTYRVVLGLSGYTDERGLMIDFGDIKKIWKQKIEIHLDHRYLNETLPPMNTTAENMVVWIYEKLAEALLDEPSYNGACVEFIRLYETPTSYAEARREWMEGE; via the coding sequence ATGTTAGATTTTAAAATCGTCGATAAGCTCCAAAAAATAGATGAGGATATTCAAAGAGATCAATTGAACTATCATGCAAAGCGTGTTCTTGTAAGCAAAGAATTTACCTTTGATGCTGCTCATCATTTACATCATTATGAGGGAAAATGTAAAAACCTACATGGTCATACCTATCGTGTAGTATTGGGATTGAGTGGCTACACAGATGAACGCGGTTTGATGATTGATTTTGGCGATATAAAAAAAATATGGAAACAAAAAATAGAGATTCATTTGGATCATCGTTATTTAAATGAAACGCTTCCACCCATGAATACGACAGCAGAAAACATGGTAGTTTGGATTTATGAAAAGTTGGCAGAGGCATTGCTTGATGAACCAAGCTATAACGGTGCATGTGTAGAGTTTATTAGGTTATATGAAACTCCGACAAGCTATGCAGAAGCGAGACGGGAGTGGATGGAAGGTGAGTAA
- the queC gene encoding 7-cyano-7-deazaguanine synthase QueC gives MKQEKAIVVFSGGQDSTTCLFWARERFKEVEAVTFDYGQRHRLEIECAKEIASELGIKHHTLDMSLLNQLAPNALTRQDITVEDGDNGELPSTFVPGRNLLFLSFAGVLASQVGAKHIVTGVCETDFSGYPDCRDVFIKSLNVTLNLSMDDSFVIDTPLMWLNKAQTWELADRFGALEFVRERTLTCYNGVIADGCGECPACKLRKKGLDEYLRYRKES, from the coding sequence ATGAAGCAGGAAAAAGCAATTGTTGTATTTAGTGGAGGTCAGGACAGTACAACTTGTTTGTTTTGGGCAAGGGAACGTTTTAAAGAGGTTGAGGCAGTCACTTTTGATTATGGTCAAAGGCATCGTCTTGAAATTGAATGTGCAAAAGAGATAGCGAGTGAACTTGGAATCAAGCATCATACTCTTGATATGTCACTCCTAAACCAACTTGCTCCGAATGCTTTGACACGACAAGATATTACAGTAGAAGACGGAGATAATGGTGAGCTGCCATCGACTTTTGTGCCTGGTCGTAATCTTCTCTTTCTTTCATTTGCTGGTGTTTTAGCGAGTCAAGTAGGAGCTAAGCATATCGTGACGGGTGTTTGTGAAACAGATTTTAGCGGATATCCGGATTGCCGAGATGTTTTTATTAAATCCTTGAATGTAACGTTAAATTTATCGATGGATGATTCTTTTGTTATTGATACACCGTTGATGTGGCTGAATAAGGCACAGACATGGGAGCTTGCTGATCGTTTTGGGGCATTGGAATTTGTTCGAGAAAGAACGTTGACTTGCTATAACGGTGTTATAGCGGATGGTTGCGGTGAATGCCCAGCATGTAAACTGCGAAAAAAAGGGCTTGATGAGTATTTGCGTTATAGGAAGGAGTCTTAA
- the queF gene encoding preQ(1) synthase: MSGRSHEEGLKDLTLLGNQGTKYSYDYAPEVLEAVDNLHANRDYFVKFNCPEFTSLCPLTHQPDFATMYISYIPDKKIVESKSLKLYLFSFRNHGDFHEDCVNIIMNDLIALLDPRYIEVWGKFTPRGGISIDPWCNYGKPGTKYEEIANYRLINHDLNPEKIDNR, from the coding sequence ATGTCTGGCCGAAGTCATGAAGAAGGATTAAAGGATTTAACCCTATTAGGTAATCAAGGTACAAAGTATTCATATGATTATGCACCTGAGGTATTGGAGGCTGTAGATAATCTGCATGCCAATCGAGATTATTTCGTTAAATTTAATTGTCCAGAGTTTACTAGTTTATGCCCGCTTACACATCAGCCTGATTTTGCTACGATGTACATTTCCTATATCCCAGATAAAAAAATAGTTGAAAGTAAATCACTAAAATTGTATTTATTCAGTTTTAGAAATCACGGTGATTTCCATGAAGATTGCGTTAACATCATTATGAATGACTTAATTGCATTGCTTGATCCTCGATATATCGAAGTTTGGGGGAAGTTTACGCCACGTGGGGGTATTTCGATCGATCCATGGTGTAACTATGGGAAGCCAGGAACGAAATACGAGGAAATTGCCAATTATCGTTTAATAAATCACGATCTTAATCCAGAAAAAATTGATAATCGATAA